The following are encoded in a window of Armatimonas rosea genomic DNA:
- a CDS encoding DUF4838 domain-containing protein yields the protein MQKAMTLARGGRAEYVIFREAQAAPTELYAVEELVRWLTAASGATFRVQVGGKVPSKALVVASDPHYADEEFVHQRKGEQLWLTGGQGRGVLYAVYKFLQDEVGVRWWTPWATDVPKTPTLTVVGKSRREKPAFESRNPFWYPAFNPDWAARNFSNAQDAHLDTRHGGAVTYSGPSFVHTFYPFVSPEQHFATHPEWFSEVNGKRTVDRAQLCTTNPELREFLVAQVRAQLKRQPEARILSISQNDWYKPCTCPSCKAIDDAEGSYAGTMLALVNFIAERLEKEFPQVAFDTLAYQYTRKAPKTLTPRPNVIVRLCSIECNFRQPLESPANKSFADDIRAWSQKSQRLYIWDYTTNFGHYGLPHPNWYTLGPNVRFFHQHGVRGLFEQGAYQSNGGELAELRAWVLAQLLWNPYQDDKKLIAEFVEGYYGKAAAPSILAYLTEMYAEASGVNLTCFSAPNGSHLSLKNLRRWEQLWRNAENDTARSEPAKLWRVRQGGNAVRYAILVSWARLKKEHAPMRSGWPFGERAELAQKWLDVATSTKDAPQGWRPMTHVNEGGLTPQAFAERFLATERPDPTPLPADLPKFGETISLQEGLVSLFERGNLSDIKPDPLASNGKAVWMPGIHHEWAYQLRLEAASERLFSGKWTAWIVVRVETGPSTLLDEVAVTAGVYDAGERASKAEVRIKASQIKKGYVTVKLGTISPNAEQYVWAAPAVEAHIGSVWIDRVLFTR from the coding sequence ATGCAAAAGGCGATGACGCTGGCCCGGGGCGGTCGGGCTGAGTATGTGATCTTTCGTGAGGCGCAGGCCGCGCCCACCGAGCTCTACGCGGTCGAGGAACTGGTGCGCTGGCTCACGGCGGCGAGTGGCGCGACCTTTCGTGTACAGGTCGGGGGGAAGGTGCCGAGCAAGGCGCTAGTCGTGGCGAGCGATCCGCACTACGCCGACGAAGAGTTCGTGCACCAGCGCAAGGGCGAGCAGCTCTGGCTGACCGGCGGGCAGGGGCGGGGTGTGCTCTACGCGGTCTACAAGTTTCTTCAGGACGAGGTCGGGGTGCGCTGGTGGACGCCGTGGGCAACCGATGTCCCCAAGACGCCGACCCTCACCGTGGTGGGAAAGAGCAGGCGCGAGAAGCCCGCCTTTGAGAGCCGCAACCCGTTCTGGTACCCCGCCTTCAACCCCGACTGGGCCGCGCGAAATTTCTCGAATGCCCAGGACGCCCACCTCGACACCAGGCACGGCGGCGCGGTGACCTACTCAGGGCCGTCGTTTGTGCACACGTTCTACCCCTTTGTCTCCCCCGAGCAGCACTTTGCCACGCACCCCGAGTGGTTCAGCGAGGTGAACGGCAAGCGCACGGTGGACCGGGCGCAGCTCTGTACCACCAACCCAGAGCTGCGAGAGTTCCTGGTCGCCCAAGTCCGAGCGCAGCTCAAGCGGCAGCCTGAGGCGCGGATTCTCTCGATCTCCCAGAACGACTGGTATAAGCCCTGCACCTGCCCAAGCTGCAAGGCAATCGACGATGCCGAGGGCTCGTACGCGGGGACCATGCTGGCGCTGGTGAACTTTATCGCGGAGCGGCTGGAGAAGGAGTTTCCGCAGGTGGCCTTCGACACGCTGGCCTACCAGTACACCCGAAAAGCGCCCAAGACCCTCACGCCACGCCCCAATGTGATCGTTCGGCTCTGCTCGATTGAGTGCAACTTTCGCCAGCCACTGGAGAGCCCCGCCAACAAGTCCTTCGCCGACGATATCCGGGCGTGGAGCCAGAAGAGCCAGCGGCTCTATATCTGGGACTACACCACCAACTTCGGGCACTACGGTCTGCCGCACCCAAACTGGTACACGCTCGGTCCCAACGTGCGCTTTTTCCACCAGCACGGGGTTCGGGGGCTGTTCGAGCAGGGGGCCTACCAGAGCAACGGCGGCGAGCTGGCCGAGCTGCGGGCCTGGGTGCTGGCGCAGCTCCTGTGGAACCCGTACCAGGACGACAAAAAGCTGATCGCGGAGTTTGTGGAGGGCTACTACGGCAAGGCCGCTGCGCCGTCGATCCTGGCCTACCTAACCGAAATGTACGCTGAGGCGAGTGGCGTCAACCTGACCTGCTTCTCCGCGCCCAACGGCTCGCACCTGAGCTTGAAAAACCTGAGGCGCTGGGAGCAGCTCTGGCGCAACGCCGAGAACGACACGGCCCGCTCAGAGCCAGCGAAGCTCTGGCGGGTGAGGCAGGGCGGCAACGCCGTCCGCTACGCGATTCTTGTCTCCTGGGCACGGCTCAAGAAAGAGCACGCCCCAATGCGCAGCGGCTGGCCCTTCGGCGAGCGGGCGGAGCTCGCGCAGAAGTGGCTCGATGTGGCGACGAGCACCAAAGACGCCCCCCAGGGCTGGAGGCCGATGACCCATGTGAACGAGGGCGGCCTCACTCCCCAAGCCTTCGCCGAGCGTTTTCTCGCCACCGAGCGCCCCGACCCGACCCCGCTCCCCGCCGATCTGCCCAAGTTCGGCGAGACGATCAGCCTGCAAGAGGGGCTAGTCTCGCTGTTTGAGCGCGGCAATCTCTCGGACATCAAGCCCGATCCCTTGGCCTCCAATGGCAAGGCGGTCTGGATGCCCGGAATCCACCACGAGTGGGCCTACCAGCTCCGCCTCGAAGCCGCCTCAGAGCGCCTGTTTTCCGGGAAGTGGACCGCCTGGATTGTCGTGCGCGTGGAGACCGGCCCGAGCACGCTTCTCGATGAGGTCGCGGTCACCGCTGGGGTCTACGATGCGGGCGAGAGAGCCAGCAAGGCGGAGGTGCGGATCAAGGCCAGCCAGATAAAAAAGGGCTATGTAACCGTCAAGCTGGGCACGATCTCCCCCAACGCCGAGCAGTATGTCTGGGCCGCTCCTGCGGTCGAGGCACACATCGGTTCCGTCTGGATCGACCGCGTGCTCTTTACGCGCTGA
- a CDS encoding FAD-binding protein: MTPELLTDLDSRQSASRSWFPPHLKTRPVLCDAVALPASTDEAAALVAWAQAQGKTIRAVGGGSGTQEQLPVDIALDTAGLTELTWSEADLTVTVGAGVTIGSMEEQLARHGYTLGQVLGSANLATVGGCIATDAYGLFSGRYGSFRECVLAQETIGGITLAATLKMHPQPEARAWAVFDFDDLTDACDALRLIHRCDARPALGRITSPPAPSPGRSSLAGKGGMRVVLAFEGDELVQTGHFQLAYAVCQQLGGVAGDPDDGERWLESRQKSDLWSANAHPETFADFVRIKCSWSTLTATYERLQSTLEGRTASLSLEVAHPTPHGAAIELAFTVHGDERRYRELSGAILSA; the protein is encoded by the coding sequence GTGACTCCTGAGCTTCTCACCGACCTCGACTCCCGCCAGAGCGCCTCGCGCTCCTGGTTCCCGCCACACCTCAAGACCCGCCCAGTTCTCTGCGATGCGGTCGCGTTGCCGGCCAGCACGGACGAAGCCGCGGCCTTGGTGGCGTGGGCGCAGGCCCAGGGCAAGACGATTCGTGCTGTGGGGGGTGGGAGCGGGACACAGGAGCAGCTCCCGGTCGATATCGCTCTCGACACGGCGGGCCTGACCGAGCTGACCTGGAGCGAGGCCGACCTGACCGTGACCGTAGGCGCGGGGGTGACGATCGGTAGCATGGAGGAGCAGCTCGCGCGCCATGGCTACACGCTTGGTCAAGTGCTGGGGAGCGCGAACCTGGCGACTGTCGGGGGGTGTATCGCCACGGATGCCTACGGGCTCTTCTCCGGACGCTACGGCAGCTTTCGAGAATGCGTCCTGGCGCAGGAAACCATCGGGGGAATCACGCTCGCGGCGACCCTCAAGATGCACCCGCAGCCCGAGGCGCGTGCCTGGGCGGTCTTCGACTTCGATGACCTCACCGATGCCTGCGATGCCCTGCGCCTGATCCACCGCTGCGATGCCCGCCCGGCGCTAGGGCGGATAACCTCTCCCCCTGCCCCCTCTCCCGGACGCTCGTCCCTCGCTGGGAAAGGGGGAATGCGCGTGGTGCTTGCCTTTGAGGGCGATGAGCTAGTACAGACCGGGCACTTTCAGCTCGCCTATGCGGTGTGCCAGCAGCTGGGCGGGGTCGCGGGCGATCCCGACGACGGTGAGCGCTGGCTGGAGAGCCGCCAGAAGAGCGACCTGTGGAGCGCCAACGCGCACCCCGAGACCTTTGCGGATTTTGTCCGAATCAAGTGCTCCTGGTCCACCCTCACCGCGACCTACGAGCGCCTCCAAAGCACCCTCGAAGGCCGCACCGCAAGCCTGAGCCTCGAAGTCGCGCACCCGACCCCGCACGGTGCAGCTATCGAGCTCGCCTTCACGGTCCACGGCGACGAGCGCCGCTACCGGGAGCTGTCTGGGGCAATCCTCAGCGCGTAA